AAATTTCCAGAAAGAGATTGACTACCAAGCTCCACATCGTCTTTTTTGCCTTCCTGCACCACCTGACTCCACGACCTGGGATGTGAAGGGTCATCTGCACCTGCACCAACAGATTCCTTTCAAAATTCCTTAGCAATCTCACAAAATTCCTCACAAAGTTTCTCCATCCATTGCCCTTTGCACCGCCAAAAATGAATACTGCAAATTTCCTTCCTTTCCACCCTAACCCTAACTCCAAAAGCTTTCACACCTTCTTCCATCTAATCGACATCCAATATTGTGGGATACCCTTGCAAATGCTCCAATAGCCCCTTTCAATCCAGCTGAAGATCAACAAGTCAACAACCCATCAACAAACCAAAAAGTTGCCTCCTTAGACAACCTAACTCATCTGTTTCAAGCAGCATTATTTTTTATCATGAGCAAAGAAGAATCTCCCCGATCTTGTCTAGACCCAGATCAAAGGATTTACCTTTGTCTAGAGTCTCTAGACCCAGATCAAAGAAATATCCATAGCTCCTTACACATGAGCGAGAGAGAGGATTGTATCACAAGAGTGAAAGAGAGAGGGGAGGAATGTTCGAgcgagtgagagagagagagagagagagagagagagcaagacaTTTTCCCCCCTATCGATAATTGTTGTTATAGTCATTGTCAATAGTAGCAATTTACAAAATGCCtttgaatttaattaattaaacaatgcATTTAAGAGTCCATTTGATTGGAAATAAGAGGAGAAATAAAATGAGTCTCTCTCCAATTCTCTTGTTTGACTAATATAAAGGCGAATCACaatcaatattttatttaataattatgtgATGTAAAATAAGTTATTGCATAAGCTTTTGGCTCCAATTTTACCACAATGTTTACAAAAGGTTTAGGAAATGAAAAAACAAAATTACAAGTCGGTTTCACACCCAATACAGACGGTTCCATATATATCTGTTTTGATTTATTCACTAGGTATTACTGACATAGAGgttgtttggtatcactgtcaaaaattatagtaacaaaaatcaaaaacaaaaaccagaaaccaaaaacaaaaaccaaaactaaaaccagaaaccaacaacttgtttggttagtatttataaaattaaaacaaatttaaaacttaattaaaaaaatattcattgtCGACTTTAAATcaaacaatattataaaaatatgattaaaataataaaattacaaaataatgtacataaaaaaaaactataataaacaaaaaatattataatcatTTTACTTAATCGCTATACTTTCAAAtcttactttacaataaaaattttatttgacatgacatgacatttgaaaaatagtaaaaatatttcttaacaagctttattattatcttttaaaatttatgtatatctttattttagttatatttaaattcatattatcatcttattttaagttcaatttaaaagtgtataaaatgaatgatttaatccaacgaactatttctagatattaaaatttctggcaaCAGACTACCAAGACAACTAAAAACTATAAAGTCTCGTTTTTAGGCCTTTCACAAACAGTTGAAAACCAACAACAAAACAGAAAAGTGGCATCATATTACATAAACAAACACGTTTTTGTGTTTATTTCTTCACTatgcaaaaacaaaaacagaaatagaaaacagCAGCAATACCAAACAAGCCCATAAGTTCTGTAATATCCTGCTCTCAATGAAATCAATCAGGCatgaaatattttcaataaaaccaAAGACTCGTCAGAAACTATAATGATGGAATGCTGCTTCTCTTTTTCCTTTGCGACTACATTACACAGTGTGCAGGACTGAAAGAACAAGGCAGCAAATAGATTTCTAGTGACCCAACAACAACTAGTACCTGTTCTTTCATTTTGTCTTGAAAGGTTGAAGGCAGCATGTTGGGGAATAATTTCAAGAATACTGGCAGCAAAAATTCCATGAAGGGAACTATGATAAAAACCGCAAAAGGAACTAGCCTGAAAATATCAGCCGTAGTTCGTGTCAGCTGCTGCCTCTCCCTACGAGAGAGACTCTTCCCACCAGCAAGTTTTAACAGCAGTCTTGAACTAATCCTCACATCGGCCCACAGTAGCTTAAAACCCAACCAATAATGTTGCAGAGTTGACACAATTTCATCGTTCCAGTGGTGGAGCTTCTTGGACCAATCTTCCCTGCCAGTTTACAACATATTTAAGATTAAAACCACATTAATTTTTAACTCGAGAGGGATTAAAGCCTCCCTGGCCCcagcacccccccccccaaaaaataaaaaataaagaaatccaACCTGCTCATAGAAGCTACAGCTCTCAAAGCAGGACCAATCCCTAAAAGAGTGGCCCACACTCTCTCTAAAATGGTTTTAGCAACCTTTTGAGACTCTTGCAACTTTTTGGCCTTTGCTTTGGCTTTTGCACTACTCAAACCTTCAACAGCTTGATCACATTCCTCTGGAGAagcttcctttttctttttagcCACCAGTTCTTCTCTTTCCTCATCGTCACTGCCAAATTCAGGCTGGCCTGCAGTGGCTGTGGAAGCATACCTTATAGAGTGAGATATCAACCTGATTCCCATTGGTGCAATAAATTCTGATCCAACATTTCTATGGCCAGACAATGAAAATCCATTATATCTATGCCTGCAAAGTCCAAAATCTGAAACACGTGTATACTCTTTAGTCACTGAAAATGCAGCAGCATCCTTTATGCAACTAAAATATGCAGAAGGATGATTCGTAACAGCACTTTGGCCTTGTGAATCCACAGACTGAACATATTTCCCATGACCCAGAATTTGAAAACTTGAAATCAGACCAGTAGAGTTGTTCAGGTAATCAAAAACAAATCTCTTCCTTCGCAAAAGTGCTCTAGAAGCCATTGTTAGATGTTGATATTTTTACAAGGAGAAGCGCAAAGACATATTTTGAGCCACCAGTCCAATTAATCTGGCAGGAAAAACAAGTATATAGTGAGCAATCACATGTATGAcaacaaatactataataatatggAAATATATGGAAATCCAAATCATCCGTGTCACCGCATACTTTCAATAAGAAATTCAGGAAAATTAAATAACTCATACAGTGAAATCAGTTTCTTTACCAACCAGTATCCAAAACTAGACTTTGAAGAGGTACAAAATCCACATTCTGTGAGCTTTTTCCAAATGGTGCTTTCTTTCAACATAAAAATCAGCaaagtataaaataaaaatatttgaaataagtcaaagtgataatctaacatgacATTACAACTCTAATTCCAGGATTTCCTGGGTTTAAATCTTGTTATTTGTGTTTTCCCCAATTATGTATGTTTTGTTTTTGTGCACCCATTCAAATTTGATATGTTTGCCTCTTCACGAGCAAGATGTCACACATGAGGAAGAGTATTGGATATAGCTTGATGTACATAGTTAGCCAAACACTTAACATTTCGACGAAATAATAATATAACtcaaaaaataaactttaaaaaaatgCAACATTTAGTGCACAAGACCCCATTCTATGACAGCCAAACATAAAATAATTAAGTCAATAAATAATTTTACACATATCAAATTGCTTCAGTCTCAAAATTATATATTGTTTTCAATAAGCACTATACACAAAAAGTCACTGAGGTAATTATTGATAAACAGGCTCACTTCTTACAATAGCACATCCCAAAAAAAAGGCACACACAGACACTCAAGGCCAGAGAAAATTTATCACACTCCGGACATAAGAAATGCATAATTTACttgaataataatttaaaaataaaataaaatacacaacAATAAAAGAGAATGACTTCATGTCATTATTATTAGTTAATCCAATCTAGCAATAGAACTTAATGGacaatttcccaaaataatatcctgcagaaaagaacaagaaaaaaaaaatgcggTGTGAGCACCGACTAAGTAGACAATAATATTTAATAGATCCAAGCTTGGACAAAATGGGGAAAAAAGAAAACATTAAGATACAGctattataattaataattaacatttcaaaaaataatattgaaattgaaattgatatGCAGTGCGTAATCTAGGAAAAATTATCAATAAATTAACAAGAATAAAATCAAGGAAATATTATTGCTAATATCGAGTTGTTAATgctaatattaaaaaaaaaaattagatgaaATTGACATAAAGAGCATATGCTAACAAGATTTTTTACTAAAATAACAAGATCAAAGCCAAAGCCAAGTAGAAAAGTGCTTCCTAATATGAAGTATTAATCATAATatcagaaaataataaaaattccaGCTGAAACTGTTAGGCGGTACATATACCAACAACAAACTAACTAGAACgattttaaccaaaaaaaaaaaaaggaaaagtgaTTAGTATTTTCGAGTTATTAATCTTATTTCTGCCTGTTCTGGCAGAAAGAAAATTTTAAGTAACTCACTCAGAACAATTTTACAATTCAATACGAAGAGCAACAGATATAAACAAAAACTTGTGAAGAAAGAAACCCAGGAACGATATGTGAAAGAACTGCTCCCGGAAACTTAAACATGACCCAATTCACAAAGAAAGCAACAATGGGGAAAAAAATacggaaatgtaaagataaagagCTCAAATGGTTCAATTGATTCTTGAAGTTGTACACTTACCGCTTAAACGAAAAGAAGATGCAAACCGACGAAGAACCAATCTcggacagagagagagagagagattgagcaGCCGGCAGCTGAAAGTTAGGGTCTCTGTCGACGCGAGAATGAGGACgaagagggagggagggagggagggaggttTTAGAGAGAGTTTAGGAAGAAACGGTGGGGGGGATTGAGTGTGGTGCAGAGGAGGGTTTCTACGGTCCATCGCAGGCTGCCTTCCGTTCGATGGCGCCCATGTTTTGAAATGGCATTTTAGTGCACCTGCCAATGGTTGTCTGCTTTCCCCGGTCGAAGTCAAGGACACGTGATTTTATCATTTTACCATTTTAGTGGGGGTTTAATTTTACATATTCATTTGGGTATTATTTGTCCTTTCAAGCGCTACAATAAGGTTCATGCTATATGACGTGAACTCTAATGACTAAAAGAGCAATTGAAATTCAGATCATTTATTTGAGTtagatttttgttttttaaatgcAAAGGAGTCTCAATTGGGTTGAGCTTCAACCCTAATATATACAAAGTAAAACTCAAGCTTGAACATACTAAAAGTTTCGATTGGAGTTTATCAAAAATCAATTCAATTCGGTCCAAgatcataattttcaaaataacaatatattTTGTTATGCACTATTCTAtaaattactttatttttttattatttaaatctttttTAATACAATAATAAGTGGAGTTAGTCTAGTTGTTggtgtccccccccccccccaaaaaaaatgattttggatTTGGCTCACCTCCATTTCCAActatttttgctttcttttctttttgttccaTTTTCTTTCATTATACCAAACTCAAGAAAAGAAATCCTGTTCACATCAGATTAAAATAAAGtgttacaattttaaaattttaaatcgtTTCGAACAAGTTTGATTTGTACTAGTCAAAGACTCCTTTTAAAGTTTTAAATACTATGATAAATTTATTTCGAACAATGTATTGGTAACATAATCATTATAAATTTTGTACACAAAAAGGCTTTCTAGGCAAAGattcttttttgaaaaattttcaaatttattttcataaaactgtttttaaaagatcaaaatgcttgtgacatataaatatttttatttggtttGAATTCTAAGACTCCCATCAATGTTTAGTTCaatgtaaaattttgaaaaatatttttaaaaaaaaaattcattataaaTGTGACCTGCATATGAATCGTGCatgaaaataattatattttcatacAGCCTATTAAGAATATGTATCGAATTAatgtcctaaaattttcaaccatcataaataaattataaaaaaaatccaaCGCAAGAGAATTCAATTAACTATAATGAAATATGAATATCTCAAAATACTGAAAGATAGGATAATGAGAAGCAAATGGCCTATAAAGATCTATAACCAACGATGGAGGAGATCATCATTGCCTGCTAATCATCCTAACAAAGATAAGAAGTCATGAGAGAATAACTTAAACACAGATCCCGCACATAGTTCCAAGAAGTAGGCTGCTGTTGATAAGTACTTTATTATTCATCTATGTATGCAAAACAAATAATCTGAATAGAGCAGTATACAGTAGAAAGGGGCTGTTCCAGCTCCTTTCGAAAACCactgattttgattttgacaCAATTTATTCTGCTGAAGAACCATTCCTCACAAAATCACAATAACGTTACAGCAGGAACCCCCAAAATTGGCCTGTGGAGAACCTCTTTGTCCAGTCTTCAGTTTCTGAATGCCTCTCATTTCCTGCAAGCAATTGCATTATAGCATGCATTAGGTGGGGAAGAAaagcatagagagagagagagagagagagagagaggtttgatAATTATAGTTCTCAGTAAGTTATAAATTTATTCTTGAACATTTGGTAAATGAGGGGTCAATCCATATGCGTATCAGAAAACACTATGGTGGAAACTAGCTCAAACATTGCCAACCACCAAAACAAAAGGGATGgataaaaaaatttcattcaatTATTGAATTCTGGTTTTCTGGAGTGCAACACAAAAATTGAGGCTAGTCAAAAGCTTTCACCAAAACCATTTCTCCCATGTTTGGAGAGGTCTTGGGTTTGGAGTTATATTGGattttggataagatgtaatacaaaatAGTAAtcaaatttgtccaaatccacccaaatccaaatccaaatccaagacatACTCCCAAACACTAGCTTATGATATTCTAAATTCCATGGGGATAGAGCTGACTTTCCAGATTGCCAACCCTAGCCAGGGTACTTGGAATCACTATAAATTGTAGGGGAAGTGAATGATTTTTTCCAGCATGACACTGTGGGCTGGCAGGAGTGAACGCTCATTTCAAGAAAACAGCTCCAGTGTAATGTATATTATTAAGCTAATGCCTTGGCTTCTTTTTTCTTGTCAAGTAATACATTCTTAACCATGGTCAAGAGAATTTAATGTTTCTTACACTAGGTGCTGCTGCTTTTTTTCATTGGAAGATCTCTTCCTCTCAATGTACTCCCCCTCCCCTTTTCGCTTTttgagaaataaaaatagaagtaaCTTAACTGATCATTTTTCACACAATGAAACCTAGATGGTCAAGACAAGACAAGACAGTCTAATAAATAGGAAAATGTTGTATTAACTGGAAGCAAACGCCTCCATCCTGAGAGGCCGCCTGGTTTTCTTCAGTGGCATCAAATGTAACCATAGAATTACTATTTTTATAAAACTGGAAATGCAATATTTTGtttcaactaaaatttttttCCAACAGATATCAAACATCATTATGTGGGGGCCAGGATACTTTGTAAGAGATGCATACCAGGGAAGCTTAAACGTGTCTTTCCACCATCCATGTTTAGAGCAGTTTGACACAACTTTGTCTAGCCGTACGATAATCTCAGAGAAAGTTGGTCTAACAACAGGTTCCGGATCCCAACATTCCTCAAGCAACCTGCGTGCATATCTAGATAGTATCAAAACCATGCacatttattttcttaatttagaTGTTAATGGGCAAGAGGGTGGCTCTTGGATCAactgtaaggttgctcctttgtgactggtTGGTCATGGGTTCCAGGACAAGGAAACAGACTCTCTGAATAAAAACAGGGCTAAGGCTGCGTACATTGTGACGACCCTTCCCCTTACCCTTGCAAAGCGGGGAGTCTTCTAGCCTGGtaatatctttttttttataGATGTTAATGAACAAACAGGAATGCATATCTGGAAATATATTATCCCACCATGCTCGGTGGTGTTCATCAGTCCTACAActatcttaatttttaaaaagataTAGCAAAATAGATTTTAGAAGAATCTAAACAGTAGGTTATAAGATGAGACAAGGAGAGAACCATCCTGTTCTCAAGagcggaaaaaaaaaatgattttttaaaaaaatcatttgaTCATAGAATTCTGCCAATTAATTCACATTATTATGACAAGAAACTAAAACTCTACAATAAGAGACTTGCATTGATGGAAATGCATCCCAAAcagaaaataaaaactgaaaaatagAAGCCACAAGCTATATGTCCAAAGAAGTCGCCTAGTAATACCAAAATTCATCTAAAGAAGCTTTATGGTAACATTTTTCTAGCTATCCGATTGTAGCATTATAGAAAATGAAGGAAACCTTGTCTCTAAAACTAGAGGTTTATAGGCAAGACTTATCAACTAAGAAAGTTAAATTGCTTCAAACTATGGAAGCCTTGTAATTCAGAAAGATTACATACTCTTTTAGATCGGGAGGATAGCTTTTGGACTTGGTCTTGAATGGTGGTCTCTGTCCTTCTAAACACATCATTTTAGCAGCTTCTTCCAGAGGCTTGGGATGGAAAGGCTGTACTCCCTCAATCATCTGAAATCCCAGACAACAAGCACAACAGGCATCATGCAAGGATAGCAGAACTAAAACTCAGAGCAATCAAGTTTTACTCTTGAAACCAAGGTTGTAGCTTTATTTTAACAGAAGAGGTGTGATGCCAATCAAAATCGACTTGGATCACGAGGCAATGTGAGCTTGTTAGAGAGTCAACATGTAAACAATATGAGAACATAGTGCATACATGTAAAATAGAGAAGTAAACGGCAAAATTGAACTGCATTCAAACATCTCAACATGAGAAAGTTTTAACCATGCAAGTATACAAGCATACACTGAATATACCTCATACAGAATGAGGCCGAAAGAGAATGCATCCACGCTTCTGTCAAAAATTTCATCTTTATAAATCTCAGGTGCCACGTATAAACCTATAATCATAACATTAGAACCATTAAAAAGAACCTTTGGATATCTTTGGTGTTAAAAAAAAAGTCAAACAGCACAGAAAATgacattgaatttttcaaaaataataattaaacattaaatattgAAAGATCTTTAGACTCTAGGGATTCTCTAAAGTCCCAATTTAAAAATAATCCCTGCTCCATTCTCCTCAATAAGCACCCTAAAATTGACAAATTATATTTTCTACGGGACTTCAATTTAAATTTgtctagtaagttcatccataAGTGATGCAAAAGGATAAGAACTTAAAGCTGATCCCTCACACAAACCCATTGAATATGACAGGATTAGGAAATGCTCTCGTTCTCTAATTGTTCCTGCACTAGTAACTACCACACATATTTTTTATTATGCATAACAACTGGAAACCTGTTTCTCCTTCTAAAACCCATCACGTTATCTCCTCATGGAACCATATCATAAGCTTCTTTTGGGTTAATAAAAATACCATGTAaatctcttttcttctttttatacCATCCCATAAATGACTTCATAAATTGCTTCCATGGTAAATACTCCAGGCATAAATCCAAGTTGATATTTTGGTACCCTTATTTCTAATATGACTTAAAAGGATAAAACAAATAAATTGTCAAGTGATACTTAATTGGGTGCAGAATCAAATAGAGTGCATCAACAGGTTAATGcaaatgaataaattaaaaaaaaaaatttataaaaaaatgcaGTCACAAAGTGTACACCAATAGAATGCACAAATAAAGATTGACAATCATATTCAGAAAGTCAAAAGTGGCAAAATTCTATTCCCAACCATGTGCAAAAAATACCACATCCAGACATATTGCCTCCCAACTGAGTATTTGATTCCAATACCAACAGTTCAGAAGGCCAATGAAGGGAGGAGGCTCCTCCCCGATAAATCCTATTTTGTGTTGGAACAATTAGTTATTTCTTTTAATAAGAATAATTAGTCAAAATGGCCATGTGGTCATCCTATAATTGCGTTATGTATTTTTGGAGGAAAAATCTGGAGCTACATGTTTAACCCACATTTTACTCTTTCTTAGGCACATATGCACTTGGTTGGGATCTCATGGGCATTTCGAGCCTCAATATTGGAAATGCTTATCTCAGCAAATCCTATTTTTATACTTTTAATTAGTTTGGCAGTTCTCTTGGCAACTCTCTCCATTGGCTATAGGGATTCATAAAGAGAAGAATGCCAAGATTTTGAACTTGTTTTTCTTATTGAGATCTTGGTCAAAGATTGCTAAATTTGGCCCTCTTGATTAGATTAGGTCTACAAGTCGAAATCTTTGGGAGATTTCTAAACAAGCCATGTAAGACAACAGAAAGGATTTTTTATTCTGGGCAGTGTAGTGAAGGGTTTCAACTATTCATTTTTGCACTCAGATTATTAGGCTGTTGAAGGGTTTCTCACTCCTTTCCAGGCCAACTCTTCTGGTCTCTAGTTGAAGTAATTacttgatgaaaaaaaaaaaaaaaagcctgaACAGGAGTATCTATTGACAGTTATTTTGATTTCCTCCCAAAAAGAACATGGAATGCTGTATAAAACTCAAACTACCCTTATATGAGGAACCTCAAGTCTAAGTGAAAGTTTAAAAAACATCAAGAAAGGATCCTccaagataaaaataaaataaaataaaaaattcatgagTAGAACTTACTTAAAAGACCAGTTAGAGCCCCTGGCTGTGCCAGTTTTGCTTTGTTGGGCGAAATTTTTGACAATCTTATCAAACCAAATCCAGCTACCTTCAATTGGCCTCCACTATCCAGCAAAATATTTCTGGCACCTTACCaaaatttcaaatattaacaGTACATCATCCCAATGAGTACAAATCATAAGctacattttttttattgctCTATACATTGAAATCAACTTTTGCATTAGGTTGTCTTACTTTGGCTTTAAATCACAGTGGATAATTGGCTCTGGTTTGCATTCATGAAGATAATTCATGCCCctgatgacaaaaaaaaaaaaatcaaccagCATTTCAAAATATGAAAAACTCCAGAACTCAGGACATGCTATAGAGGAGGAAAATTCTGTAACGAAATATGTTCACAAAATTACTCATTAGAAAATAAGCAAAATTTCACTAACCTTGCAATATCAAGGGCAAATCTTAGAGCTTTTGATGGAGATAAGCGTCCTTTCTTTATAAGATAGCTTCCCAAGTCACCCTGAAAAATAACATCAATATAAGAAATATTCAATTGAGATAAATATATTCTATCCAGTCAACAACACTCAGAAGTAGGAACGAGTAATTTCCAGTGTAGAGCAAATAAACTAGCCCAATGGGTAGAAACTTGAAATGACCTATTCAACAATCAACAGGTATCGATTGAGAACTTAAATTTGGGGGAAAATGTTGGACAGTTAGGCCACAATGATAACTATCTTCATATAAGAAAAACTAGGAGTTTCATATGtgtaaaattttgaaacaaaatgGTTGAGATCAAAGATGGAAAAGAGTTCGGCATATTTCATAGGCATTCAATGAGGCAAAAACAATTCATTCTCATTTCCTGCCTGCAGAAGAACAAACATCAAAAACCCCATTatcccagagagagagagagagagagagagagagacttacaTTTGAATGATACTCTGAGACGATCATCATGGGTATATTTTGAGTAACGGCTCCAACAAACTGAACTACATTTGGATGCCGAACTTTCTCTAATAACATTAGTTCATGTTTGAAAGCATTTCTGCATGCAATGAAATTGTAAGAGCTGTGCAGACAAGTCTATGAACCAAAATGTTGTACCCTTATTTTTCCAAGAAACCCATCAATAACTAGAGAAAACCTACAGAAACAGTGGAACTCATTCAACCGAGTTAAGCATTAAACTGAAATATTACACAAACAACATTATCTACTTTTCCAAATAATATGAAGCCTTGAACAGTCTATACACCCAATTGAAAGTTTTCCAAAAGAGaataatatgcaaatatttagaTTATAAAGACTAAGGCTTAAAGAGTATGTGTAAATTGAGTTTGATTCTACTCTGAAGATCATAAAGCTCAGTAATCCAGAATCTTTTTGTAAGAGATCACATTCGAAGACCCAGTGATGACTTGGTTACCAAGAATCCAAGACAACAAAACACGCATCATATAAGAACACAAACACAAGTGAAAGTCAACAAAAAAGATAAGGGCATCTAAGCAGCAACAGAAGTATAAATTGCAATGTATATGTACAATTGCTCAAAAGGCAAAGAAGGAGCTGAttgcagcaaaaaaaaaaaaattaataaaattgtagTTGTTATGTATCGAGGGTTCATACATATTTTAGGCAGATTCAAAAAACACTAGTTTAGTCATTGTGTGTGAGTTACTCTACAACAATTGCACACAAATGTTGAGCAATGAGGTAAGCATATACATGCTGTCAGGGTCTGAATAGCTGTCCTTATCAAGTATCTTCACAGCAACCTTTGTACCATTCCATTTTGCTACTTGATATGTACCCTGTCAATTAGCATACAAGTACATATATTATTTCAGTCTAGAACAGGGAATTTATTTAAGAAAGGAAAAATGATCTCACATAGCTCATTCATGTTAATCCATAACTGTAACTTGAGCCAAGTTATAAGGCTATGAAGCATGGTTGCATCAAATTCTAAAAATGATAGCACATGGCAAGGACCAAAcagtaaaaaattaatttaagagGAAGacagtgcgtgtgtgtgtgtgtgtgtgtgcatgtgttgAGTGTGACAAGTATTAGATTTATATAACACTGTATATAAGCAGAAGTTCTCAAGATATCGCATCATTTATGGGAATGTAGCCAATGTTATTTTAATTGTAATAAATGATCTCatgaagaaaatagaagaaagtTTAGCTACAACCATTTACAATGCTTAAAGTGCGTTAAACAAGCATAGAGAAGAGCTGTAAGAGTGCCCAAGGAGTGTAGGTGTGAAAGAGTCTGCTGCTTTATGAAAGATTCTTGCTATGTAGTTTTGTCAGGAATCATTAAGATGACAGCTCTATTTTCATCCTTATAAAAAGATGGTGATTACATACTGATACCAAACAGTGAAATCAAAGCACATTCTAGCCTCTAAATAAAATATGAGGAA
This genomic stretch from Malania oleifera isolate guangnan ecotype guangnan chromosome 3, ASM2987363v1, whole genome shotgun sequence harbors:
- the LOC131150374 gene encoding integrin-linked protein kinase 1-like, producing the protein MALASQLKRGISRQFSTGSLRRSFGRQFSRQSSFDPRRNNLRFAFGRQSSLDPIRRSPVCEEITVPENLDSTMQLLFMACRGDVKGVEDLLDEGTDVNSIDLDGRTALHIAACEGRVDVVKLLLSRRANIDARDRWGSTAAADAKYYGNVDVYNILKARGAKVPKTRKTPMTVANPREVPEYELNPLELQVRKSDGISKGTYQVAKWNGTKVAVKILDKDSYSDPDSINAFKHELMLLEKVRHPNVVQFVGAVTQNIPMMIVSEYHSNGDLGSYLIKKGRLSPSKALRFALDIARGMNYLHECKPEPIIHCDLKPKNILLDSGGQLKVAGFGLIRLSKISPNKAKLAQPGALTGLLSLYVAPEIYKDEIFDRSVDAFSFGLILYEMIEGVQPFHPKPLEEAAKMMCLEGQRPPFKTKSKSYPPDLKELLEECWDPEPVVRPTFSEIIVRLDKVVSNCSKHGWWKDTFKLPWK